TCATCGACACCGGCGTCGACACCGGGCATCCCGACCTCGCCTCGAAGATCTGGCACAACCGGGGCGAGACTCCCGGCAACGGCATCGATGACGACGGCAACGGGTACGTGGACGACTGGCAGGGGTGGGATTTCGGGGTGGGGGACAACGACCCGAATCCGGAGTACACCTCCGATCCCTCGGGGCTCGACGTGGGATTCCACGGCACGTTCTGCGCCGGGATCGCGGCCGCCGCGACGAACAACGGCGACGGGATCGCCGGAGCGGGGTGGAGCTGCCGCATCATGCCGCTCAAGGTGGCCCATCCCGACAGCGGCATCACGTCGGAGGCGATCGCGGGCGCGTTCGCCTATGCCGTGGACCAGCACGCGTCGGTGATCTCGATGAGCTTCGGAGGACCCGGAGATCCCGGCGTTCCCCAGTTCTTCCAGGCGCTCGTGGACATGGCGGTGTTCGGGGGAGCGGTCTGCGTGGCCGCCGCGGGGAACGACGGCAGCAGCGTGAAGGCCTATCCCGCCGCGTGCGACCGGGTGCTCGCGGTCGCCGCCACCGACGGCGCCAACCTGCGCGCCAGCTTTTCCAACTGGGGAAACTGGGTGGACGTGGCCGCGCCGGGCGCCTCCATGTGGTCCACCATCTGCCGCAACTACACCTTCACCGACCTCGATCAGCTCTACTACGAGTTCCTGTTCAACTGGGACAGCTTCAACCCCTACATGTACGGCGACGGCACGTCGTTCGCCTGTCCGCTCACGGCGGGGGTGTGCGGACTGGTTCGCGCCCGGTTCCCGAGCCTCACCCCGGAGCTCGTCATGCAGCAGGTCATCGCGACCGGCGATGCCGTGGCCTACGACCATCCGATCGGGCCGAAGGTGAACGCGCAGCGGGCGGTCACGCAGGCCCCGGCCGCCGTGGCGGTGGACGTCGCCGCTCCCGCGCTCCCTCGCGTCGTGGCCGTTCCCAACCCGCTGCGGGGAGCGGGCGAGCTCCGGTTCGCGCTGCCCGCCGCGGCGCGGGCGCGACTGGCGCTGTACGACGCCTCGGGGAGGCGCGTGCGCACGCTGGTGGAGGGCTCCCTGTCGGCCGGGTCCCGCGCGATCGCATGGGATGGGAAGGATGATCGCGGCGCCCGGGTCGGGGCCGGGGTCTACTTCGCGCAGCTCACGGCCGGCGGCGCCGAGGTCCGTTCGAAGGTGGTCTTGATTCGGCCCTAGCGTCGCGGGGCAGCTGGGCGCCTCCGCCCCTCGATCTACGGCGCGATCGGAAGCTCGATGATCGCGGCGCTCGGCGCACCGTCCACCACCGTCAGCATGGCGATCGACACGGGCAGGTCAAAGCGTCTGGGCCCGGCGCTTCCGGGATTGAGATAGAGCACGCCGTCCTTTTGGCGGATCACGGGAGCGTGCGTATGCCCGCTCACCACCACGCCGAATCCCGCTGCTCTCGGGTTCAGGTCCAGCTGGGACAGGTCGTGGAGCACGTAGATCGAGGCACCGCCCGCATCGAGAATCGCCGTGGAGGGCAGGTCGCGGAGGAGCGCGCCCCGGTCGACGTTCCCGTGAACCGCCGTCACCGGCGCAATCCCACGCAGCTCCTCGAGGATGTCGGGACGGCCCACGTCTCCGGCGTGCACGATCGCCTCGACGCCGCGCAGCGCCTCGAGCGCCTCCGGGCGGAGGAGCCCGTGCGTATCGGAGATGACGCCGATCAGCGTACG
The sequence above is drawn from the Candidatus Binatia bacterium genome and encodes:
- a CDS encoding S8 family serine peptidase, translated to MPLTSARRGHVLTSVAIAVALALPLFSAPAAAAPAPRPLAVRATPRALRYAPNEVVVIAKNEVLETGAGARPKSARAALARALTAQGLDRSRRVDRDPPIGAARSERVWVLSSREPGFDPVAASEALRRTGEVLAASPNYRFGLFFTEPSDAYLSYQWYVDDPNGANIHLPNAWDTARGDTSVTIAIIDTGVDTGHPDLASKIWHNRGETPGNGIDDDGNGYVDDWQGWDFGVGDNDPNPEYTSDPSGLDVGFHGTFCAGIAAAATNNGDGIAGAGWSCRIMPLKVAHPDSGITSEAIAGAFAYAVDQHASVISMSFGGPGDPGVPQFFQALVDMAVFGGAVCVAAAGNDGSSVKAYPAACDRVLAVAATDGANLRASFSNWGNWVDVAAPGASMWSTICRNYTFTDLDQLYYEFLFNWDSFNPYMYGDGTSFACPLTAGVCGLVRARFPSLTPELVMQQVIATGDAVAYDHPIGPKVNAQRAVTQAPAAVAVDVAAPALPRVVAVPNPLRGAGELRFALPAAARARLALYDASGRRVRTLVEGSLSAGSRAIAWDGKDDRGARVGAGVYFAQLTAGGAEVRSKVVLIRP
- a CDS encoding metallophosphoesterase family protein, with translation MIGVISDTHGLLRPEALEALRGVEAIVHAGDVGRPDILEELRGIAPVTAVHGNVDRGALLRDLPSTAILDAGGASIYVLHDLSQLDLNPRAAGFGVVVSGHTHAPVIRQKDGVLYLNPGSAGPRRFDLPVSIAMLTVVDGAPSAAIIELPIAP